In Papio anubis isolate 15944 chromosome 20, Panubis1.0, whole genome shotgun sequence, the genomic window GTGTGTCATAGGGGAGAAAGGGTGGGTAATCCAAAAAGAGAATTTGGAGGGAAGTGAAATGAAGGGGAAGCCATGggttccacaggaaaaaaaacaaaaacaaaaacaaaacaaaagggagaGAGACCAATGTCCCTACATGTAGAGAACCAGCCACAACACCTAAGATGGAGCTTGAGAAGTGTAGAGCTGGCCCAGGAAAGCCTCATAGGACAAGGACTCAGTGCTTTTCCCTGAGGGCAGAGGGGAGCCATCCAGAGAGTAGAGTGGGGTATGATGTGAGCAGATTAGCATTTTATAAACGTTGACTGGAAGCATTATGACAAATGGATTAGGGAAAGGCAAGAATGTGTTCCGTTTTCTCCCAAGAGATTTTACCAGGATCACCTCTGCCTCATTAACTGATGCCATCAGGGTGGCAGATCTGGTCTAATCAGACCAGATGAGATTAACACAAGCAGGAAATAACATTAACTAACAGAAATCAGTTAGGTTTTTGTGTCCACCATTTTCTGATTTTATGGCATGAAGtttgcttttttcaaaattgCACAAATCTTTGAAATGTTAACCATAtataaaattggagaaaaaaacacaaaaatagctaTGATACATTAACAGAAAAGGGATTaaattctttatccattcaggaTTTCAAAGGGTGTGTCTATAGTTGTACAGGTCATCTGATTTGGGATTAGAAATCAATTTCAAGCAATGCAAACTCAGTTTTGCTTCTGAATCCTAAGCATCAGTGGGAAAGGACAGGGAGTAAAACCAGATAAACATAAAATTGTAGCTTTGGTTAAAGCAGTGAAGTTCTAAGGAATGGTAACTGTTAATGgggaaaaaattcaaacagtaaAGGTACTAAGAATGTTTTCTAAGGAATGTATCCTTTTGCAACACAGTGGGTGTAGCTGGTAGTGGCCTTGCAGGTGTCTGTGCCTAATGAGTTTTCAGCCAGAGAAAGGTGTCATTTGTATGGATTCTGGcttgtcttttctatttcattcacttctttctctctttcttgttttccctagctttactgaggtataattgacaaagaCTGTAtctatttaaggtatacaatgtgacatctctctctgtatatatgtatacattgcaaATTggttaccacaatcaagctagtTAGCATACTCATCACTTCACAtagttatcttttttcctttttttttttttttttttttttttgagacagagtcttgctctgtcacctaagctggagtatagtggtgtgatctcggctcactacaacccccacctctcgggttcaagcgattcttgtgcctcagcctcccaagtagctgggattacaggtgcatgacaccacacccaattaatttttgcatttttagtagaggtggggatccaccatgttaccaggctggtcttgaactcctgacctcaagcgatatgcccacctcggcctcccaaagcactgggattacaggcgtgagccaattaTCTTTTTTACATCATGAGAACACTGAAAATTTAGCAAATTGTAAGCATACAATATATATTAGCTATAGCCACCATGCTGTACATCAGATCTCCAGAGCATATTCGTTTTTTTCCTAGCCTGAGAATGACATGgtgacatttatttaattaattaattaatttatttattttgagatgcagtttcactctgtcgcccaggctggggtgcagtggcacgatctcggctcactgcaaccttcgtctcccgggttcaagcgattctcttgcctcagcctaccgagtagctggaattacaggtgtgcaccaccatgcctggctaattttttatttttagtagagacggggtttcaccatgtctcacctcaagtgatctgcttgtctcggcctcccaaagtgctgggattacaagcgcgagTCGCCGTGCCCGGTcacatattcattttataaatgaaaatttgcggccggatgcggtggctcaagcctgtaatcccagcactttgggaggccgaggcgggtgaatcacgaggtcaggagatcgagaccatccctggctgacatagtgaaaccccgtctttactaaaaatacaaaaaactagccgggcgaggtggcggcgcctgtagtcccagttgctcgggagactgaggcaggagaatggagggaacccgggaggcggagcttgcagtgagctgagatctggccactgcactccagccggggtgacagagtgagactccgtctcaaaaaaaaaaaaaagaaaatttgccataggcatagtagctcatgcctgtaatcccaatactttgaaaGGCTAGAGTGAGGAGCagtcacttaagtccaggagttcaagacagcctggacaaaatagcgAGACCAAGTCtcgaaaagaaaatttttaaaaaattagccgagtgtggtggtgcatgcctgtagtcccagctactcaagaggctaaggcaggaggatcgcttgaactcaggaggctgaggctgcagtgagccgtggtggcaccactgcactctagcctggctgacagagggagaccctgtctcaaaataaaggaataaagtttGCACCATTTGCTCAACATCTTCCCATATGCCCCACCACGCTCCCggcaaccacccttctactctcagtttctaatactttattttctgatgatgatgattatgatgatgacgatgattattatttttattattgagacggagtttctctgtgttacccaggctgaagtgcagtggcccgatctcagctcactgcaagctccgcctcccgggttcacgccattctcctggctcagcctcccgagtagctggaattacaggcatgcaccaccacgtccggctaatttttatatttttagtagagacagggtttcaccatgttgaccagtctggtcttgaactcctggtttcaagtgatccacccacctcagccacccaaagtgttgagattacaggcgtcacaGTGAAAAgaggtttttggttttaatttcaaCTGCTTGTGATAACATAATATTACaatatttagttcattttggTATATTGGCATTGTAATAGACATCTTACTAAATTCACGTAGGCTACTAgttgttgaatattttattttattttagattcagggagtacatgcgcatgtttgttacaaaggtattcTGCATGTTAGTGGAAATCGGGCTTCTAGTATACCCATTACTCAAATAGTTAACATTGTACCCAATGGGTAATTTTTCAATACCCattttcctcccacctcccccagtGGAGtccccagcatctgttatttctatccttatgtccatgtgtacccactgtttagctaccacttataagtgagaacatgtgggtttttttttctgtttctgagtcagttcacttaggataatggcctccagctccatctatgttgctgcaacggactaatttcattcttttttatggctgcataatattccatggtatgtatttcacatattctttatccagtcaaccacTGGTAGActcttaggttggttccatgattttgctcttgtgactagtgctgcaatcaaaatatgagtgcaggtgtcttttttatataacaatttcttttcttttgagtagATACCgagctggatcaaatgatagttctatttttagttctctgagaaatctccatctattttccatagtggttaactgatttacatccccaccaaatTTATTGAATACCTTTTGTAAACAAAATCAGGACTCTATAAATAGGtttgagatattttctttccttatttcactGGTTAGGGAGCAATCCAATGTTTCATAGAGATGATAGCTGAAGCAGAAAACTTTTAACAATAAattttgttgtaattattttgtaaaatatttttcacatcaagttttttgttgttgttgttttgttttgttttgtttgagaaagagtctcactctgttacccaggcaggaactcagtggcatgatcctggctcattgccacctccacttcccaggttcaagcgattctcgtgcctccgcCACTGACGTAGCTAGTATCTGGGTctagaggcacgtgccaccacacccggtgtgtgtgtgtgagtgtgtgtgtgttgttttttttttttagatgaagtcttgctctgttgcccaggctggagtacagtggcacgatcttagctcactgcagtctccacctcccgagctCCAGCaactctcccatctcagccacctgagtagctgggactacaggcacacaccaccatgcttggctgatttttgtatttttagcagagatggagtttcaccatattggtcaggctggtcttgaaatcctgacctcgaggccgggtgcagtggctcaagcctgttatcccagcactttgggaggccgagacgggcggatcacgaggtcaggagatcgagaccatgctggctgacacggtgaaaccccgtctctactaaaaaatacaaaaaattagccgggcgaggtggcgggcgcctgtggtcccagctactcgggaggctgaggcgggagaatggcgtgaacccaggaggcggagcttgcagtgagctgagatccggtcactgcactccagcctgggcgacagagtgagactccgtctcaaaaaaaaaaaaaaaaaaaaagaaatcctgacctcaggtgatccacctgcctcagcctcccaaagtgttgagattacaggcgtgagccaccatgcccagcaagttttgtatttttagtagagatggtgcctcaccatgttggccaggctaatctcgaactgctgacctcaagtgatccaccctcctcggcttcccacagttctgggattacaggagtgagccactgtgcccagccaaggatATTTCCTAATATTTCTAGTCTATTAAGTGCCTTTTTCAGTAATAAACACTcgcatttaaacattttaaatgcattcattGAGATGATTTTATTACATTCTTGTAGCCATATCCTGTTAACGAAGTAAATTgcattgatttttgaattttaaccCAAACTTACTGCATTTTAGAAATGAACACCACTTGCAATGTATATGTGGGTAGATttgattttcaaacattttgttttggattattttaatgtatttgtaaaattttgatATCAGGAAGTGCTGACCTCAGTAACTAAAGTGGGTAGTGCTTCCTCTTATATGCTCTGGGAGAGTTTATGTTAAGTTATAATCATTTCTTTGAATTCATCCATAGAACCATGTAGGCCTAACTTTTTGGTTGATTTGTCTTTAATTATGCCAGTGGTGCAATTAATTACttatctcttttctatttctagctTGCAGTTTTAAAGAATCTACCAACTGTTGAAAGAAATCCCTAGAGACTCAAGGGACTGAATCATCAAAGTTAAGTCTCTCTGAGATTTATTGCTAAGAATGGCTTTAGATCTAAGAACCATATTTCAGCATGAACCATCCGAGAATAATCTTGGATCAGAAAATTCAGAGTTTCGACGAAGTCAAGGACCTGCTGTTCAGACAGAAGAAGGGATTTCTGAGTTCTCAAGAATGATGCTCAATTCATTTCAAGACAGCAATAATTCATATGCAAGGCAGGAATTGCAAAGACTTTATAGGATCTTTCACTCATGGCTGCAACCAGAAAAGCACAGCAAGGATGAAATTATTTCTCTATTAGTCCTGGAGCAGTTTATGATTGGTGGCCACTGCAATGACAAAGCCAGTgtgaaagagaaatggaaatcaagtGGCAAAAACCTGGAGAGATTCATGGAAGACCTGACTGATGACATCATAAATCCACCTGCCTTAGTGAGTACAGCATTCTGACTTCTGGGATGAGGGACAaaggaaagtaagaaataaatcaCGGTCAGTTAGAGTTGTCTGGAAGTTAGAGAAGCTATTGGAGGTCCAGTTATTAGTCAGCTCACACTCTCCCACCATTCTCACAAAGAATAATCTTCAACGTCCTAAgttctcaagaaaaaaagcaaaaaggtatatatctttttattctgTAGGACATATAGGATATTGATGTTTGATTAAGTTAATTTTAGTCTGTATAATGGCAgagaaattgactttttttttttttttctgttgcccaggctggagtgcagtggcatgatctcggctcactgcaacctatgcctcccaggcacaagccattctcatgcctcagcttccagagtagctgggattacaggcgtgctccaccaagcccggctaatttttgtattttttatagagacagggtttcaccatgttggctgggctggtctcaaactcctggcctcaagtgatctgcctgcctcagcctcccaaagtgctaggattgcaggtgtgagacCGGCCTGAAATTGACATTTAAATGAAGACCTCAAGGTTGAGGAAGAAATGTCTTGACAAGAGCTGGTTCTTCTGTCAGGGAACCCTAATCAAGAAAGACATCCTAAAGAACTATTACAATAGATCCTTATTCTCAGAGCCCATATTTGCAaaattgctaaaatttatttgtaagcttaaaataaatacctgaggcATCTTCTCCATCATTTTCAGATATGTGCAGAGTGGTAAAATATTTGAGTCACCTTAGGTGCATGTTTCCAGGTGAGGTTGAACAAGGCCACAACCTCGCTTCCTATTTTGGTTCCTACGGTGTAAATAAGTGTCCTTTTCACAGTCTATTTAGTGGCACATTTTCAcacttttatgctttttattgaTAACTTTGTTGTTTAAAGTGAAACTGAAGTAAAATGCTGAAACACTGTCTAGTCTTCCTAAGTGCAAGGAAGTTGCTATGTATTACGGAGATAATACGTGTGTTGGATCCTCTGAGTTCAGACTtaatcaataaatacatattaaatgagGTGTCTttgaacatatacacacataaaacaaacTCATGTATTGATCAATTGACAAAAATAATGTGGCCAGAAGCTCACAGGAACTAACCCTGAATTCTTCCTAGGGGAAATGATTCAGTACTTGTAAATTCAACGTCCATGTGACTTTATTAAACATAAGAGCTTGTAGTAACAAGAATAACACCATCAGAGATGGTGGACAAAATATGTGGTAGCCAATACTTGAGGGAGTTTGTGACAGCCTGTCAAGGGCCACTTTTCCAAAAAGTCTTCTGCTACACAACAGATTCAGATACTACAGTGATCTGGCTTTCTTTACAGGTCCATGTCCAAATGCAGGGACAGGAAGCTCTCTTTTCTGACAATATGCCCTTAAAAGATGTAATTGTTCATCTCACAAAACAAGTGTCTGCCAAAACCCCAAGAGAAGCAAACATGGGGACACCCTTCCAGACTTCCCAAGACACTTGCTCAGAAACAGGACAAGGTAAGTCAGGTAAATCTGCACAACTGAGGGGTGTTCTATGTGGACCCCTTCTTGAGTACAACTTCAGTGAGTGTCTATTTTCACAGGACATGAAGATGAACAAGATGGCTGCAACAGTTCTTTGAAAACTACTCAAGTAAATGAAAGTAATACTAATCAAGACAATCAAATAGTTTCTCTAATCATCATCCAGGAAAAGAATGGCCCTAGGCCTAAAGAGGGAGGTGTTTCTTCTGACAACCCATACAATTCAAGAAGAACAGAGCTAGTCACTGCTAGATCCCAGGAAAGGTCCACGAACGGAATTATTTTTCAAGGTGTCCCTATGGAGATGAGAGCAGGGTTTATCTCTCAGCCAGAGCAGTCATCCCCTGAGTCTGCCCCTACCCACCAGAGCAATAAGGGGAACTCCACATGTGAGGTACATCAGAAAGGATCCCATGGAGTCCGAAAAtcatacaaatgtgaagaatgctCCAAGGTCTTTAAGTATCTCTGTCACTTATTAGCTCACCAGAGAAGACACAGGAATGAGAGGCCATTTGTTTGTCCCAAGTGTCAAAAAGGCTTCTTCCAGATATCAGACCTACGTGTGCATCAGATaattcacacaggagagaaacctttTACATGCAGCATGTGTGAAAAGTCCTTCAGCCACAAAACCAACCTGCGGTCTCATGAGAGAATCCACACAGGAGAAAAGCCTTATACATGTCCCTATTGTAAGAGAAGCTACCGCCAGTCATCCACATACCACCGCCATATGAGGACTCATGAGAAAATTACTCCGCCAACTGTTCCCTCCACACCAGAAGCTTCCTAAGCTGCTGGTctgataatgtatataaatatgtatgcaagTATGTATATTTTCATAGTATTTATCTACTTAGGATATAATTTCCTGATTATGCTTTCAATTTATTGTCTTGCTTCATTAAAATGTGAGGCTAAGGAGAGCATGGAATTTGTTAGTTTTGTTCACTAAAGTATTCCAAGCAGTTGGGAAAGTGGAATGTTTCTAAgaaccaataaatttctgttgaataaatgaattaatccatAATGTTgatatcctttatttatttatttatttatttatttttgagatggagtctcgctctgtcgcccaggctggagtgcagtggccggatctcagctcactgcaagctccgcctcccgggttcacgccattctccggcctcagcctcccgagtagctgggactacaggcgctgccacctcgcccggctatttttttgttttgttttgttttttgtttttgtttttgtttttgtttttgtttttttgttttgttttgttttgttttgtttttgagacggagtctcacgctgtcgcccaggctggagtgcagtggcgcgatctcggctcactgcaagctccatctcccgggttcacgccattctcctgcctcagcctcctgagtagctggaactacaggcgcccgccaccgcgcccagctaattttttgtatttttagtagagacggggtttcaccgtagtctcgatctcctgaccttgtgatccgcccgcctcggcctcccaaagtgctgggattacaggcgtgagccaccgcgcccggcttgcccggctattttttgtatttcttagtagagacggggtttcaccgtgttagccaggatggtctcgatctcttgacctcgtgatccgcccatctcggcctcccaaagtgctgggattacaggcttgagccaccgcgcccggccgatatccttttttaaaaaaaagagatggggccagccaccgtggctcatgcctgtaatccgagcactttgggaggccaaggccagcagatcacctgaggtcaggagttcgagaccagcctggccaacatggtgaaaccctttctctactaaaaatacaaaaatcagcagggcgtgatggtgcatggggcacttgtaatcccaactacttgggaggctgaggcaggagaatcgtttgaacctgggagacggagattgcagtgagctgagatcgcaccattgcactccagcctaagtgagaagagcgaaactcagtctcaaaaaataaaaattcaaataaagagttggggtcttgctctttcttttctttctttttttttttttttcttttttggacggagtttcactcttgttgcccaagctggagtgcaatagcacgatcttggctcaccacaacctccgcctcccaggttctagcaattctcctgcctcagcctcccgagtagctgggattacaggcatgcgccaccacacctggctaattttgtatttttggtagagacagggtttctccatgttggttaggctggtctcgaactcccgacctcaggtgatccacctgccttagcctcctaaagtgctgggattacaggcgtgggccactgtgtctggccaaggTCTTGTTCTTtcacctaggccagagtgcagtggcaccatcttaggTCACTGCGGCCgcaaactcctaggctcacaagatcctccctgctcagcctcccaattagctgggaccacaggagcacaacaccacacctggctaatttaaaaaaaaaaattttttttttgtaaagacaagatctcactatgttgcccagactggtctcaaactatcctcccaccatggcctcctaaagtgctggaattatagttgtgagccacagggcctggcatTATTCTTTAAAATCCAGCAATGTGCCCACATGAAAAGGCAATGAGTTCCACACTGAGGACACAAACACCAGCTCACCATGCTCCAGTGAGGCTTTTCCTGACTTCTCTCCTGTCCTTACACCACACCCTTTACCGCTGGTGCAGCCACATGGACCTCAAAATGGGTGGAACAGAGGTGGAAATCTGGAAGTAGGTCTTAGATTATGAAAGCAAACTTGCATATGTAAATGATATTATAATGTTTACAATTTATGAGAAATTAATAGCTAAACTTGACCTGAATATGACTGGTGATTGAAAGTTGCAGATTGCTATTTTATTGGCAGATAGTTACCAGAAAAGTCCTTTTTCCCCGTTAATTTCTTCCAAGATGATGGAGATGTGAGGAAGGGAAGCTTATTTCTAGAACCAGTTTGAAAGGTTAGTTTGGAGAAAAAGAATTCCAGGCAAAGCTGAAATAGTAATGCATATGCTAGTCGATTTTGGGGGATACATGTGTGAGTTGGTTTCCACTAGGTAACTGGGGTTCAATCCAACTGACAAACTAGAAGGTGCCCTGTAGAAACGGCCTAAAGGATGGAAGGGGGGAATTCTGCAGCGTAAATTATGATGCTTCTCTGATTCCACCGCCTTAAGAACGGAGAACTGTCAGGCTGCTGTGGATAACGCTGCACTGTGCAGAGAAGCCTGTGCATCCATCCTCTTTCCTGGACCGTCTCCGGGTATTTTGCTATTGTGAGCAAAATACTTGAACCTGCTTATTGGTCCACAGGAAGGAAAAGTTTTGTTTGCAAAGATCTGCATGAAGCAGGGGAAAACTTTGTCAAGGTGGTTTTTCAATCTATTACAGCACCATCAGCAAGGTAAAAACTTAATGTCCATGTCTTCTCCAACACTAGATATGGCTactgctttagttttcttttcagacggggtctggctctgttgccgaagctggagtgcagtggtgccatcagagctcactgcacccccggcctcctggcctcaagggatcctactATCTCAGTTTCCCGAATAGCTGGAGTTATAGGTGAGtcactactaatttttgtattttttgtagagagaggcttttgctatgttgcccaggctggtctccaactcctaggctcaagcaatactcccgcCAACCTCccagcctcggcttcctgagcagctgggcctAAAGGAGTGAGCCATTGAATGCTTTGATTTTAATATCCAAACCCTGAGTACAGTTTATTGGAGTCAGCCGATAGGACAAGGGGGGTAAACAAAGTTCTTTCCCTCCTCACCCCCTGTGTAGAAAATATGTTTGTATTCTGCAGGCTTAATGTGTATCTGACGGTTCTCTCTGACATACCAGCTGCCAGTCTGATTTTACTGGGTGTTTTACGGGTCCTGCAatcacaaataaaacaataacccctggcctccacccaaCGCCTCACATCAATTATCATATCCCTACTCTGTCAGCGATTACAGCCAGCTTTCACTGATACCCAAGGCCTCCCGCCGCTGACTCTTGGCTTAAAGTCCCCGGATGAAAATGTTGGCAGAAAGGCTTCTGGGACTTGTAGTGCATTACGCGGTGCGCATTGCTCTCTGGGAGCTGAAGTAGGTGGTGAGTTCTGCGCAGGGGCATATGGGGACCGCCTGATAAGCCGCATTGTGGAGACAGAAGGCGGTGAATGTGAGTCCCCCTCGACGGGCAGAGGAGGAAAGCTGGGCTGGAAACTGAGGCGACAGGTCCCAGTGGGACGCGGTGACCCAGGACCGCGGTCTCCTGAAACGTCCGTCCGGAGCCAGGCGTTCTAATGGCCTCTGGGAGTTGTAGTCGTCGGCATCCAGCCACACGTTACCTTCTGGGATCTAGTGTCCGCCAGCACTGCGCAGGCTCCTGGACTCCCTGACGGAGCTTCCTTCGAGCTCAACTGCCCTGGGGCTTCGGAACTCATTCCCGGAGTTTTGTGTATTTGGAATTTCCTCTCTAACCCTGGGAAAGACTGGGCTTCCCTACCAGAGGAAGCAAAAATATCATTGGGCTTTTCATTACAATTGCCATCCTTTATTCTAGCTGGAAGTGGCTTACCCTCTGCAGTAGAGAGTCCATGTTTCTCCTTAGGAgttgtatttatatttcttttcttttctcttcttttttctttctgagacggagcctcgctctgtcgcccaggctggagtgcagtggtgcgatctcggctcactgcaagctccgccttctgggttcacgccattctcctgcctcagcctcccgagtagctgggactacaggcacccgccaccacgcccagccaatttttttgtatttttagtagagacgggatttcaccgtgttagccaggctggtctcgatcttctgacctcatgatctgcccgcctcagcctcccaaagtgctgggattacaggcgtgagccaccgcgcccggccgaagattttctcattcatttgtaATCCGTGTAATCCACTTCATTCCAGGCCGCCTCCACTGTCCTGACAGCCCTTCCGAAGTCGAGAGGAGAAGCAGCAACTGAGCTGGAGACTAGGAATGGGCGTGGCTTAACTTCAGACAGCAGGACTTCGGAGAGGAGTCTGGTGGAGATGACCTGGCTTGAGGTAACGATCACCTTCTTCCCGCAGCATCCCCTTTCCCGCTCCCcttctgctgagagctacttccaccgCTTAATAAAATCTCCACATTCACTATCCTTCCAGTTGGCCTTTCTGGACAC contains:
- the ZSCAN4 gene encoding zinc finger and SCAN domain-containing protein 4 produces the protein MALDLRTIFQHEPSENNLGSENSEFRRSQGPAVQTEEGISEFSRMMLNSFQDSNNSYARQELQRLYRIFHSWLQPEKHSKDEIISLLVLEQFMIGGHCNDKASVKEKWKSSGKNLERFMEDLTDDIINPPALVHVQMQGQEALFSDNMPLKDVIVHLTKQVSAKTPREANMGTPFQTSQDTCSETGQGHEDEQDGCNSSLKTTQVNESNTNQDNQIVSLIIIQEKNGPRPKEGGVSSDNPYNSRRTELVTARSQERSTNGIIFQGVPMEMRAGFISQPEQSSPESAPTHQSNKGNSTCEVHQKGSHGVRKSYKCEECSKVFKYLCHLLAHQRRHRNERPFVCPKCQKGFFQISDLRVHQIIHTGEKPFTCSMCEKSFSHKTNLRSHERIHTGEKPYTCPYCKRSYRQSSTYHRHMRTHEKITPPTVPSTPEAS